In Ochrobactrum sp. Marseille-Q0166, a single genomic region encodes these proteins:
- a CDS encoding glycoside hydrolase family 10 protein, whose protein sequence is MPLDCDTFHASWVATVLNLDWPSRISTQIDDDSERVKLQKQELVRMFDEASEHGINAVIFQVSPAADAFYKSDYLPWSSYLTGKLGKDPGFDPLRFAISEAHKRGIELHAWLNPYRVSMDIRPATRKELINSSSDSPASVYKTNPGWVGISAERYVLDPGIPAVRNWVTNIAAEVVQKYDVDGIQFDDYFYYETQGSPLKDDKTFKRFGTRFSSKQDWRRYNTYTLVQEISNKIKAIKPHVRFGISPGGVWRNQMDDPLGSPTRAGKTNYDGDFADTRAWIKDGLIDYIAPQVYWSSGRKDVPYGPIVKWWADTVRGTKTDLYIGIALYRAGSATKTEPEWLAGNGVDEIKRQLDLNNAIPEVKGSILFRHGFLSDSKFKSVSAYLKKSWGKCRARK, encoded by the coding sequence ATGCCACTTGATTGCGATACTTTTCATGCGAGTTGGGTTGCAACTGTCCTTAACCTAGACTGGCCGTCCCGAATATCCACGCAGATTGATGATGATTCCGAGCGCGTAAAGCTTCAGAAGCAGGAACTGGTGCGGATGTTTGATGAGGCGTCCGAACATGGCATCAATGCCGTGATTTTTCAGGTTTCACCGGCCGCTGATGCTTTCTATAAATCTGACTATCTGCCTTGGTCGTCCTATCTGACAGGCAAACTGGGAAAAGACCCGGGATTTGATCCCTTGCGGTTTGCGATTTCAGAAGCACACAAGCGCGGAATAGAGCTTCATGCATGGCTTAATCCCTATCGTGTTTCGATGGATATTCGCCCCGCAACACGCAAAGAACTGATAAATTCGTCCAGCGATTCCCCGGCCAGTGTTTACAAAACCAATCCCGGTTGGGTTGGCATATCTGCGGAGCGCTATGTGCTTGACCCGGGTATACCGGCCGTACGCAATTGGGTGACAAACATCGCAGCCGAAGTTGTTCAGAAATACGATGTCGATGGTATCCAGTTCGACGACTACTTCTATTACGAAACGCAAGGCTCACCGCTCAAGGACGACAAGACATTCAAGCGTTTCGGGACACGCTTTTCCAGCAAGCAAGATTGGCGGCGCTACAACACTTACACTTTGGTGCAGGAAATCTCGAACAAGATCAAAGCGATCAAACCGCATGTTCGTTTTGGCATAAGTCCTGGTGGTGTCTGGCGCAATCAAATGGACGATCCGCTCGGCTCGCCAACGCGTGCCGGTAAAACCAACTATGATGGCGACTTTGCCGATACACGTGCCTGGATTAAGGATGGTTTGATCGATTATATTGCTCCGCAGGTCTATTGGTCATCAGGTCGCAAAGATGTGCCTTATGGCCCCATCGTAAAATGGTGGGCGGATACTGTCAGGGGTACAAAGACTGATCTTTATATCGGTATCGCGCTTTATCGCGCTGGGAGCGCGACCAAGACGGAGCCCGAATGGCTCGCCGGAAATGGCGTGGATGAAATCAAGCGTCAGCTTGATCTCAACAATGCCATACCAGAGGTCAAAGGCAGTATACTTTTCCGGCACGGTTTCCTGTCGGATTCCAAATTTAAAAGCGTTTCTGCGTATCTGAAAAAGAGCTGGGGCAAGTGCCGCGCCCGAAAATAA
- a CDS encoding HlyD family efflux transporter periplasmic adaptor subunit, which produces MGFNRKQWIATGIVVVLAVGGYYAFKALSAPGLPEGIAAGNGRIEAVEIDVSTKSPGRIREILADEGQFVEADEVLARMDTAQLESQRKQAEAQLRRAEISIETAKSLVAQREAEQTSAQAIVAQREAQLDAAKRRLVRSQQLSESRTVSQQVLDDDRATAQGAEAAVAAAKAQLAATAAAISAAQAQVVDAEAAVEAAKAAIATIDTDINDATLRSPKPGRVQYRVAQPGEVLSAGGRVLNLVDVSDVYMTFFLPTSQAGRVAIGADARIVLDAAPQYVIPATISFVADVAQFTPKSVETEEERQKLMFRVKAKIPQELLQKYIQQVKTGLPGMAYVKLDPSAEWPKNLAETVK; this is translated from the coding sequence ATGGGGTTCAATCGCAAGCAGTGGATCGCAACTGGTATTGTCGTAGTTCTGGCCGTCGGGGGCTACTATGCCTTTAAAGCATTGAGCGCCCCCGGATTGCCGGAAGGTATTGCTGCCGGAAACGGGCGAATTGAAGCCGTCGAGATCGATGTATCCACCAAAAGCCCCGGACGCATCCGCGAAATTCTGGCCGATGAAGGGCAGTTTGTTGAGGCCGATGAAGTTCTGGCGCGCATGGATACTGCCCAGCTCGAGAGTCAGCGCAAACAGGCGGAGGCGCAACTTCGTCGCGCAGAAATAAGCATTGAAACAGCCAAGAGCTTGGTTGCCCAGCGTGAAGCCGAGCAGACCTCGGCACAGGCAATAGTCGCGCAGCGCGAGGCGCAACTGGATGCCGCCAAACGCCGTCTCGTTCGTTCGCAACAACTTTCAGAATCACGCACGGTCTCCCAGCAGGTGCTGGATGATGATCGCGCTACGGCACAGGGTGCTGAGGCAGCCGTAGCGGCAGCCAAGGCGCAACTGGCTGCAACAGCGGCTGCAATCAGCGCTGCACAAGCTCAAGTTGTTGATGCGGAGGCCGCCGTTGAAGCTGCAAAAGCGGCGATTGCCACCATCGACACGGACATCAACGATGCCACATTGCGTTCGCCGAAGCCGGGCCGTGTTCAGTACCGCGTTGCTCAGCCGGGTGAAGTGCTGTCGGCTGGCGGACGCGTGCTTAACCTGGTCGATGTCAGCGATGTCTATATGACTTTCTTCCTGCCGACTTCACAGGCTGGCCGAGTGGCCATAGGTGCTGACGCGCGTATCGTACTTGATGCAGCACCTCAATATGTGATCCCTGCCACGATCAGTTTCGTAGCCGATGTTGCGCAATTCACGCCAAAGTCGGTTGAGACGGAGGAAGAGCGTCAGAAGCTCATGTTCCGCGTTAAGGCAAAAATCCCTCAGGAATTGCTTCAGAAATATATTCAGCAGGTCAAAACGGGACTTCCGGGCATGGCTTACGTGAAACTTGACCCAAGTGCTGAATGGCCGAAAAACCTTGCGGAAACAGTAAAATGA
- the rbbA gene encoding ribosome-associated ATPase/putative transporter RbbA encodes MIAASIKAGVDDGSFVIRADGVKLSYGSTEALRDISLNVPSGCMVGLIGPDGVGKSSLLSLIAGARVMQKGRVEVLGGDIADKRHRRSAFPRIAYMPQGLGKNLYPTLSVFENIEFFGRLFGHDKHERERRIADLLARTGMSPFADRPAGKLSGGMKQKTSLCCSLIHDPDLLILDEPTTGVDPLSRRQFWELIDDIRKDRPGMSVIVATAYMEEAERFDWLVAMNDGQILATGTPHELLEKTKTPNLDAAFIALLPEELTRDHTEVVMPPRDVNADSGIAIEAEHVTVRFGNFTAVDNVSFRIPRGEIFGFLGSNGCGKSTTMKVLTGLLPASEGTARLFGREVDPKDIDIRRHVGYMSQAFSLYSELTVHQNLELHAKLFGMAEDDTKRRIKELTQRFDLAGVLDDLPDSMPLGIRQRLSLAVALIHSPDILILDEPTSGVDPVARDAFWQILADLSRNDNVTIFVSTHFMNEAELCDRISLMHAGKVLISDTPKAITASRNAATLEDAFIAYLEEAIGETAPEKEVQEAVKVQPAKVEKSKTPTVSWLPNPRRMLAFSRREALELKRDPIRATLAILGTVILMFVIGYGINLDVEDLTFAVLDRDDTTISRDYTQQLAGSRYFTEKAPITDYDDLDRRMRKGEISLAIEIPPNFGSNVARGRPVEIGAWIDGAMPTRAETLRGYVQGMHANWLTQKARELYGSAATVGNFNLEIRYRYNPDVQSLVAMVPAVIPLLLLMIPAMLAVLSVVREKELGSIINFYVTPVTKFEFLLGKQLPYIALAFLNFLMLTAFAVFIFRVPFTGSFLTYATAALLYVIITTGMGLVISTFINSQIAAIFGTALLTLIPAVQYSGIIDPVSSLQGAGAFIGKIYPTTYFVTISRGTFSKALDFSDLAGSFVPLLITIPVLTILGILLLKKQAG; translated from the coding sequence ATGATTGCGGCTTCGATAAAGGCTGGCGTGGATGACGGCAGCTTTGTCATCCGCGCCGACGGCGTGAAGCTGTCTTATGGATCAACGGAAGCATTGCGCGACATTTCGCTCAACGTGCCTTCAGGTTGCATGGTGGGCTTGATCGGCCCCGATGGCGTTGGCAAGTCAAGCCTTCTGTCGCTGATTGCTGGCGCTCGCGTTATGCAAAAGGGCAGGGTAGAAGTTCTGGGTGGCGACATTGCCGACAAGCGCCATCGCCGGTCGGCGTTTCCGCGTATTGCCTATATGCCGCAAGGGTTGGGGAAGAATCTTTATCCAACGCTCTCTGTCTTTGAGAATATAGAGTTTTTTGGTCGGCTGTTTGGCCATGACAAGCATGAGCGCGAACGCCGCATTGCCGATCTTCTGGCGCGGACGGGCATGTCGCCTTTTGCGGATCGTCCGGCGGGTAAGCTTTCCGGCGGGATGAAGCAAAAGACCAGCCTTTGCTGTTCGTTGATTCACGACCCCGATTTGCTTATCCTTGATGAGCCGACAACGGGCGTTGACCCCTTGTCCCGTCGCCAGTTCTGGGAACTGATCGACGATATCCGCAAAGATCGCCCCGGCATGAGCGTTATTGTGGCCACCGCCTATATGGAAGAAGCGGAGCGTTTTGACTGGCTTGTTGCGATGAATGATGGCCAGATTCTTGCGACCGGTACGCCGCACGAACTGCTTGAGAAAACCAAGACACCCAACTTGGATGCTGCCTTTATTGCGCTTTTGCCGGAAGAGCTTACGCGGGATCACACCGAAGTTGTTATGCCCCCGCGCGACGTAAATGCAGATAGCGGTATTGCAATAGAAGCCGAGCATGTCACTGTGCGATTTGGCAATTTCACTGCCGTCGACAATGTGAGTTTTCGTATTCCTCGCGGTGAGATCTTCGGCTTTCTTGGCTCGAATGGCTGCGGTAAATCCACGACGATGAAGGTCTTGACTGGTTTGTTACCCGCAAGCGAAGGCACAGCCAGGCTGTTTGGACGTGAGGTCGACCCGAAGGATATCGATATACGCCGTCATGTTGGCTACATGTCGCAGGCGTTTTCACTCTATTCCGAACTGACCGTTCACCAGAATCTGGAGCTTCACGCCAAACTGTTTGGCATGGCAGAGGACGATACCAAACGCAGAATCAAGGAACTAACCCAAAGGTTTGATTTGGCTGGGGTTTTGGATGATCTGCCCGACTCGATGCCGCTCGGTATCCGCCAGCGCCTGTCGCTGGCTGTGGCGCTGATCCATTCGCCGGATATTCTCATTCTTGATGAGCCTACTTCTGGCGTCGATCCGGTTGCACGCGATGCTTTCTGGCAAATCCTTGCCGATCTGTCCCGGAACGACAATGTCACGATTTTCGTGTCGACACATTTCATGAATGAAGCGGAATTGTGTGATCGTATCTCTCTGATGCATGCCGGTAAGGTGTTAATCAGCGATACGCCAAAAGCCATTACCGCAAGCCGCAATGCAGCAACACTTGAAGACGCTTTCATTGCATATCTCGAAGAAGCAATTGGCGAAACAGCGCCTGAGAAGGAAGTTCAGGAAGCTGTGAAGGTTCAGCCTGCAAAGGTTGAGAAAAGCAAGACACCAACGGTTAGCTGGCTGCCAAATCCTCGGCGAATGCTGGCTTTTTCGCGTCGGGAAGCACTGGAGTTAAAGCGCGATCCGATCCGGGCGACATTGGCCATTCTCGGTACTGTGATCCTCATGTTCGTGATTGGATATGGTATCAATCTCGATGTCGAGGATCTTACATTTGCGGTTCTGGATCGTGATGATACGACGATCAGCCGGGATTATACCCAGCAGCTTGCAGGTTCCCGGTATTTCACCGAAAAAGCACCCATCACCGATTATGATGATCTTGATCGGCGGATGCGTAAGGGTGAAATCAGTCTGGCGATTGAAATTCCGCCGAATTTCGGTAGCAATGTCGCGCGTGGCCGTCCTGTCGAAATAGGTGCGTGGATTGATGGCGCCATGCCGACGCGTGCGGAAACCCTGCGCGGTTATGTTCAAGGCATGCACGCTAACTGGCTGACGCAAAAGGCGCGCGAACTTTATGGAAGCGCGGCCACTGTCGGCAATTTCAATTTGGAAATTCGTTATCGCTACAACCCGGACGTCCAGAGCCTTGTAGCCATGGTGCCGGCGGTTATCCCGCTGCTTTTGCTGATGATCCCGGCCATGCTGGCAGTTCTGAGTGTCGTGCGAGAGAAGGAGCTTGGCTCGATCATAAATTTCTATGTGACGCCGGTGACGAAGTTTGAGTTTCTGCTCGGCAAACAGCTACCTTATATCGCGCTGGCCTTCCTCAACTTCCTGATGCTAACCGCCTTTGCGGTTTTCATATTCCGTGTGCCGTTTACAGGCAGTTTCCTGACCTATGCCACGGCAGCGCTTCTCTATGTCATCATAACAACTGGTATGGGCTTGGTGATCTCTACCTTTATCAATAGCCAGATTGCAGCGATCTTCGGCACTGCATTGCTGACGCTCATTCCGGCGGTGCAATATTCCGGCATTATCGACCCTGTCTCGTCTTTGCAGGGGGCTGGTGCCTTTATTGGCAAGATTTATCCGACGACTTATTTCGTGACGATTTCGCGCGGGACTTTTTCGAAGGCGCTGGACTTTTCCGATCTCGCCGGATCATTTGTGCCACTGCTCATTACCATACCGGTTCTAACCATTCTTGGCATTCTACTTCTCAAAAAACAGGCGGGCTGA
- a CDS encoding ABC transporter permease has translation MRISNIFQLGVKELRGLARDPMLLLLIVYAFTLAIYTAAKAMPENLNNAAIAIVDEDQSPVSGRITTAFYPPYFVPPKLITSHEMDQRMDSGLDTFALNIPPNFQRDLLAGRSPTIQLNIDATRMSQAFTGGGYVQSIVSSEVNEFVNRYRGDAEAVVGLGLRARFNQELNKGWFGAITNVISSVTMLSIILTGAALIREREHGTIEHLLVMPVTPLEIMVSKVWSMGMVVLVATAFSLIVVVQGILAVPINGSLTLFLAGAALQLFATTSLGIFLATIAGSMPQFGLLLMLVLLPLQVLSGGTTPRESMPEIIQNIMLAAPNTHFVMLAQSVLFRGAGLSVVWPQLLAMIVIGSALFYFALRRFRDFLR, from the coding sequence ATGCGGATTTCCAATATTTTCCAGCTTGGGGTCAAGGAACTGCGCGGGCTGGCACGCGACCCTATGCTTCTCCTGCTCATCGTTTACGCCTTCACGCTTGCGATTTATACGGCTGCGAAAGCTATGCCGGAAAACCTCAACAACGCGGCGATTGCAATCGTTGATGAGGATCAGTCGCCAGTTTCTGGCCGTATCACAACTGCGTTTTACCCGCCGTATTTTGTGCCTCCGAAGCTTATCACCTCTCATGAGATGGATCAGCGGATGGATTCCGGCCTCGATACGTTTGCGCTTAATATCCCGCCAAACTTTCAGCGCGATCTGCTCGCCGGGCGTTCGCCAACCATACAGCTGAATATCGATGCAACCCGCATGAGCCAGGCCTTTACCGGTGGCGGTTATGTACAGTCGATTGTTTCCAGCGAAGTGAACGAGTTTGTTAATCGCTATCGTGGCGATGCAGAAGCGGTCGTAGGATTAGGTTTACGTGCGCGGTTCAATCAGGAACTGAACAAAGGCTGGTTTGGAGCAATCACCAATGTCATCTCATCGGTGACCATGCTTTCAATTATTCTGACAGGCGCAGCGCTTATTCGAGAGCGTGAGCACGGCACTATCGAGCATTTGCTGGTCATGCCGGTGACGCCACTTGAGATTATGGTATCCAAGGTTTGGTCGATGGGTATGGTGGTGCTGGTGGCAACGGCCTTTTCGCTGATTGTTGTTGTGCAAGGCATTCTGGCAGTACCGATCAATGGTTCGCTGACTCTGTTTTTAGCAGGAGCCGCATTGCAGCTTTTTGCGACGACAAGCCTTGGCATCTTCCTCGCAACGATTGCTGGATCAATGCCGCAGTTCGGGCTTTTGCTTATGCTGGTTCTGCTACCGCTGCAGGTTCTATCAGGTGGTACAACGCCGCGCGAAAGCATGCCGGAAATTATCCAGAACATCATGCTGGCGGCACCCAATACCCATTTCGTAATGCTCGCGCAATCGGTGCTGTTTCGAGGCGCGGGATTGAGTGTTGTGTGGCCGCAATTGCTGGCCATGATTGTGATAGGAAGTGCTCTTTTCTATTTTGCCTTGCGTCGTTTCCGCGACTTCCTGAGGTGA
- a CDS encoding TonB-dependent receptor — translation MHILKLSTYLASTVLAVLPLDALAQTRASEQDGVVLDTIVVTPLRRATSLQRSTSSVTVIDRDQIDRSAAPDLQSLLQYYPGISITTNGGQGSSSSLYIRGMSSKQTVVLVNGVRTASATTGATALSNIPLSSIDRIEIAKGAHSSQYGADAMGGVINIITKQGGACGERSFCGSVTTGVTHPWGGYASGSLQGRSKDGIDYAFGAAVTGTQGYNFTTPEAFGYEPDRDGFLQGSFNFSLSKDFDWGKIYTDGLLSRGRNQYDAKAPSANEAYTTAFSGKLGARIDHSADWSSTIELSSGLDHSRNFRKGVSGSDLFETKRYGIFASTEKQFETGNFSHVVTGGVEAYREEVNATTDYAKTSRDLAAVFGQYSLEYEALRFDGGVRYDYNEQFGDIVTYNLGASYEILPDLVLRSSFGTGFRAPTFNELYYPGYANPDLQPEKSRSYEIGLNWQPSIDTSLDLAFYKTWLRDAIMSTAPSYLPYNIARAEVTGFEATLSHSFNEMWAAKGSLDLKKPIDEENDSDLPYRERVKATAEVNFKPVDKLDLTARLLYGGSRYTTASNTKKLDPYVTADFIALYDIDMQSQLKLSVENIFDKDYQTTSGYNAPGRSFNIGLTRNF, via the coding sequence ATGCATATTCTCAAGCTATCGACATACCTCGCATCGACTGTTCTGGCGGTTTTGCCGCTGGACGCTTTGGCCCAAACGAGGGCGAGTGAACAGGATGGTGTTGTGCTCGATACGATCGTCGTCACACCGTTGAGGCGTGCAACATCGTTGCAACGCTCCACTTCATCTGTCACGGTCATTGATCGCGACCAAATCGATCGATCAGCAGCGCCCGATCTGCAATCGCTGCTTCAATACTATCCGGGAATTTCGATCACCACCAATGGCGGGCAGGGATCATCTTCCAGTCTCTATATTCGCGGCATGTCATCGAAACAGACAGTGGTACTGGTCAATGGCGTGCGAACTGCTTCGGCCACGACGGGTGCTACAGCGCTTTCCAATATTCCGCTCAGTTCAATTGATCGGATCGAAATCGCAAAAGGTGCGCATTCCTCGCAATATGGTGCCGATGCGATGGGGGGCGTCATCAACATTATCACAAAACAGGGTGGGGCCTGTGGTGAGCGTTCCTTCTGCGGCAGTGTGACGACGGGTGTAACCCATCCATGGGGCGGTTATGCTTCGGGTTCGCTTCAGGGGCGCAGCAAAGATGGTATAGACTATGCTTTTGGTGCTGCTGTCACAGGCACGCAGGGATATAATTTTACAACGCCGGAAGCTTTTGGCTATGAGCCGGATCGCGACGGTTTTCTGCAGGGGTCGTTCAACTTTTCCCTGTCGAAAGATTTTGACTGGGGTAAGATTTATACCGATGGACTCCTGAGCCGTGGACGTAATCAGTATGATGCCAAAGCTCCTTCAGCAAATGAAGCTTACACAACAGCATTCAGCGGCAAGCTGGGCGCACGTATCGATCATAGCGCTGACTGGTCTTCGACCATCGAGTTGAGCTCTGGTCTCGATCACAGCCGAAATTTTCGTAAAGGCGTTAGTGGATCTGATCTGTTTGAAACCAAGCGCTATGGGATCTTTGCCTCGACGGAAAAGCAGTTTGAAACCGGTAATTTTTCCCATGTCGTGACAGGTGGCGTTGAAGCTTACCGCGAGGAAGTGAATGCGACGACCGACTATGCCAAAACAAGTCGAGATCTGGCTGCCGTATTCGGCCAATATTCGCTTGAATATGAAGCGCTGCGCTTTGATGGTGGTGTGCGCTACGACTATAATGAGCAGTTTGGCGATATCGTTACGTATAATCTTGGCGCGAGCTACGAAATTCTGCCGGATCTCGTGCTGCGTTCGTCGTTCGGCACCGGCTTTCGTGCGCCTACCTTCAATGAGCTTTACTATCCCGGCTATGCGAATCCTGATTTGCAGCCGGAAAAATCGAGGTCTTACGAGATTGGTCTGAATTGGCAGCCGTCCATCGATACAAGTCTTGATCTGGCTTTCTATAAGACTTGGCTTCGTGATGCGATTATGAGTACGGCGCCGTCCTATCTGCCCTACAATATCGCGCGTGCAGAAGTGACGGGTTTTGAAGCAACACTGTCTCATAGCTTCAACGAGATGTGGGCAGCGAAAGGCTCACTCGACCTCAAGAAGCCAATTGATGAGGAGAACGATAGCGATCTTCCATATCGTGAGCGGGTGAAGGCTACGGCTGAAGTGAATTTCAAGCCGGTTGATAAGCTCGATCTAACGGCTCGGTTGCTTTATGGCGGTTCGCGCTACACAACTGCCTCGAATACCAAGAAGCTTGATCCTTACGTTACGGCGGATTTCATCGCACTGTATGACATCGACATGCAGTCGCAGCTGAAGCTTTCGGTGGAGAATATCTTCGACAAGGATTACCAGACAACATCCGGCTATAATGCTCCGGGGCGCAGCTTCAATATTGGGTTGACGCGGAATTTCTGA
- a CDS encoding ABC transporter substrate-binding protein — MNTQSRLWKSRFGLLVGLFLAVFHTAHADGLPKRVVSINVCTDQLAMSLADATQLQSVSYLSRDPLLSVMTERASELPVNHGQAEEVFLMKPDLVLAGTFSSRATVGLLRDLGIRVEEFAPARSFEDIKAHMKRMGELLGKETEAAQQIAKMDAALSAIQKPEHKQTVALYYANNYTAGRGTLIDDAIRLAGLDNIADKAGVRGSAMLPLELLVMEKPDILVRGSRGRPPALAFQNFEHPALRALEGNTRSVALNDNLTVCGGPFSIEAVAKLAEAARD; from the coding sequence ATGAATACGCAGTCCAGATTATGGAAAAGCAGGTTTGGCCTTCTGGTCGGCCTGTTTCTCGCTGTGTTTCATACCGCTCACGCGGATGGACTGCCCAAGCGTGTGGTGTCGATCAATGTCTGCACAGATCAATTGGCGATGTCGCTGGCAGATGCCACGCAGTTGCAGTCAGTATCGTATCTTTCGCGTGATCCGCTCCTCTCTGTGATGACGGAGAGGGCAAGTGAGTTGCCGGTCAACCATGGGCAGGCTGAGGAAGTCTTCCTCATGAAACCTGATCTGGTATTGGCAGGCACATTTTCTTCGCGTGCGACAGTCGGATTATTGCGGGATTTGGGTATTCGGGTAGAGGAATTTGCGCCTGCACGCTCCTTTGAGGATATCAAGGCGCATATGAAACGTATGGGCGAATTGCTCGGAAAGGAAACCGAAGCGGCGCAGCAAATTGCCAAAATGGATGCAGCGCTTTCAGCCATCCAAAAGCCGGAGCATAAACAGACCGTTGCGCTTTATTATGCGAATAATTACACGGCGGGGCGCGGCACGCTAATTGATGACGCGATCCGTCTGGCCGGGCTTGATAATATTGCCGATAAGGCGGGCGTTCGTGGCTCGGCTATGTTACCGCTGGAACTGCTTGTCATGGAAAAGCCCGATATTCTGGTGCGTGGATCGCGCGGGAGGCCACCGGCTTTGGCATTCCAGAACTTCGAGCATCCGGCACTGCGTGCGCTTGAAGGGAATACGCGAAGCGTGGCACTCAACGATAATCTGACAGTATGTGGCGGGCCGTTCAGTATTGAAGCTGTTGCGAAGCTCGCGGAGGCTGCACGTGACTGA
- a CDS encoding iron ABC transporter permease yields the protein MTETGRFYLLLVILGLMVLVLFVLSLLVGPASISAGESIRALLTGKGDVIVLVMREIRLPRALLALLIGASLGLSGAALQGYLRNPLAEPGLLGVSSSASLGAVIAIYTGLSQAFPLALPLLALVGAFVSVFLVKTLAGQHAGTLTVILAGVAVTSLAGAMTALALNLSPNPFAAMEIVFWMLGSLADRSMTHVWLVAPFILIGWVMLFSLGRALDSLTLGSDAAASMGVNLSRVQFLAVLGTAASVGASTAVAGAIGFVGLVVPHLLRPLVGSKPSRLLAASGFGGAALLLAADVLVRVIMPGRELKLGVLTAIIGAPFFLWLVFKYRRRLV from the coding sequence GTGACTGAAACTGGTCGTTTTTATCTGCTGCTTGTTATTCTCGGCTTGATGGTTCTGGTGCTGTTTGTGCTCTCGCTGCTGGTTGGACCAGCCTCCATCAGCGCCGGCGAAAGTATTCGGGCGCTATTAACCGGGAAGGGCGATGTAATCGTGCTGGTTATGCGCGAGATCCGTCTGCCGCGTGCTTTGCTCGCATTACTGATCGGTGCCTCGCTGGGGCTTTCAGGCGCTGCCCTTCAGGGCTATTTGCGAAATCCGCTCGCTGAGCCGGGATTGCTTGGCGTGAGTTCATCGGCCTCGCTTGGTGCGGTGATTGCGATCTATACGGGACTGTCGCAGGCTTTCCCGCTGGCTTTGCCATTGCTGGCGCTGGTCGGTGCATTTGTGTCAGTTTTTCTGGTAAAGACGCTAGCCGGACAACATGCTGGAACACTCACTGTTATTCTGGCAGGTGTTGCCGTAACCAGCCTTGCCGGGGCAATGACGGCACTTGCGCTTAATCTTTCGCCCAATCCATTCGCTGCGATGGAAATCGTGTTCTGGATGCTCGGTTCTCTGGCCGACCGGTCTATGACACATGTTTGGCTCGTAGCACCCTTCATTCTGATCGGTTGGGTGATGCTATTTTCGCTGGGGCGTGCGCTGGATAGTCTAACACTAGGATCAGATGCTGCGGCCAGTATGGGCGTCAATCTTTCTCGCGTTCAGTTTCTTGCGGTCCTTGGCACCGCTGCATCGGTTGGTGCATCGACGGCTGTGGCCGGAGCAATCGGCTTTGTCGGGCTCGTGGTGCCACATCTGTTACGTCCACTGGTCGGCTCGAAACCGTCGCGGCTACTTGCTGCCAGTGGCTTTGGTGGAGCAGCCCTTCTACTGGCTGCCGATGTGCTGGTGCGCGTGATTATGCCGGGGCGCGAATTAAAGCTTGGAGTGTTAACGGCAATCATTGGCGCGCCGTTCTTCCTGTGGCTTGTCTTCAAGTATAGGAGGCGGCTGGTATGA
- a CDS encoding ABC transporter ATP-binding protein: MTTLSVHNLDVLLGRKTVLEAINFKAGEGEFIGLIGPNGAGKTTLLRALLGLTSSTGDILLDGSNLRRMHVADRAKIIAYLPQERDVAWPVTVRMLVSLGRSALKPVFAGLDHDDEAAVATAMQRMGVDQLASRPANELSGGERARALIARVLAQDTPVIMADEPVAGLDPAHQLELMELFAGLASESKTVIASLHDLGLAAKYCTRLIVLDRGRLVADGAPEAVLNPTLLKEVYGIDARLMKIDDEVILHTRKRLR; encoded by the coding sequence ATGACGACACTTTCAGTCCACAATCTCGATGTTTTGCTGGGGCGCAAAACCGTACTTGAAGCCATTAATTTTAAGGCTGGTGAGGGCGAGTTTATCGGCCTGATCGGTCCGAATGGTGCAGGCAAGACCACGTTGTTGCGCGCGCTTTTGGGGCTTACGTCTTCGACAGGCGATATTCTGCTCGATGGCTCGAACCTAAGAAGAATGCATGTCGCGGATCGTGCCAAAATAATCGCATATCTGCCGCAGGAGCGTGATGTTGCCTGGCCGGTAACAGTCAGAATGCTGGTGTCGCTCGGACGTTCGGCGCTGAAGCCTGTGTTTGCAGGGTTGGACCATGACGATGAAGCGGCCGTCGCGACCGCGATGCAGCGCATGGGCGTCGATCAACTGGCGTCACGTCCTGCCAACGAGCTGTCGGGCGGTGAAAGAGCACGCGCCTTGATAGCGCGCGTATTGGCGCAGGACACGCCGGTGATCATGGCTGACGAGCCTGTGGCCGGGCTGGACCCGGCTCATCAGCTGGAACTGATGGAGCTTTTCGCCGGGCTTGCCAGCGAGAGCAAGACAGTGATCGCCTCGCTGCATGATCTTGGTCTGGCTGCGAAGTATTGCACGCGGCTGATTGTGCTTGATCGTGGGAGGCTTGTTGCTGATGGTGCGCCGGAAGCGGTGCTCAATCCGACGCTATTGAAAGAAGTCTATGGAATCGATGCGCGGCTAATGAAAATTGACGATGAAGTCATCCTGCACACACGTAAACGATTACGCTAG